One window from the genome of Candidatus Paceibacterota bacterium encodes:
- a CDS encoding helix-turn-helix transcriptional regulator, whose amino-acid sequence MPFVKNITTQDNGRNNNPRCIDNLGKYLKKIRIDNGYSIRYVAKKNNISPSYLSKIENGSFFNTIGISTLVSLSEFYGISISSMLEEAGFTKKQSDFLPDFTQYLRTRYKMSPQAIRDLELAKEIIDKKYMHN is encoded by the coding sequence ATGCCTTTTGTAAAAAACATCACAACCCAAGACAATGGCAGAAACAACAATCCAAGATGCATCGACAATCTGGGTAAATATCTGAAAAAGATAAGAATAGACAATGGATACAGCATACGCTACGTCGCAAAGAAGAACAACATCTCTCCCAGTTATCTTTCGAAGATCGAGAATGGCAGCTTTTTCAATACGATCGGGATCAGTACGCTCGTTAGCCTCTCCGAATTCTATGGCATATCGATCTCATCGATGCTTGAAGAAGCGGGTTTCACGAAAAAACAATCGGATTTCCTTCCGGACTTTACTCAATATCTTCGAACCAGATATAAAATGTCCCCGCAGGCGATTCGGGATCTGGAACTGGCAAAAGAAATAATAGATAAAAAATATATGCATAATTAG
- a CDS encoding tetratricopeptide repeat protein: MVSKFQDGKLANISRTIFLFVIFLTPLFFLPLTILPVEINKQYMALFLVIFSFTFYLLNAISTKTIIFPRSIFAILVLAVFVSVGISAAFSDAKTVSFFGNLYQSDSLMSFLVYFIAFIISSTLFRKKDFVFIGIAFIAGIVPVLILSLLQMRGYFYLPFEFAKNAGFNIMGMTFDFGFFISFALVLIIAILSEFKLTMVPKIVLAMTGLLILSNLIILNQRFLWAAISVAMLFVVARKFSESIDPHEPHTASSQKIGRMEIPLLVMIISFLLFVISVSLPPFADLPVQVKPNLSSTLDVVKYNFSAKNIMIGSGPSTFGYAFSSSRPIELNNTDFWSVRFIEGYSFLSTAISTFGILGAALLAFLVIYLAVFLIRNGTKGKLFPISLGILFLAAGWFVFNSFFVQMLAIFIGLGLISTLSRTHSYISLERTSKSFSFIIFIIIVVCITGNLAILLVSSQKYAAAVYYQKGLEASSIDDALKNLDLAIKLDPDSDLYLRTASQSLILGAKNEASKEDKTAPDILNARIQNDIALAVQVAQKATVINPADSLNWANLANVYEQIIPIVDGSDLFAENNYKQALKRDPKNFELEFALARTLLTSADKIKLLDSQKENKEGEKLVINSVWSDKLDQAMSALERSIALNGNYAPAHFQIAMIFMRENEVDKAIQKLEETKNIAPYDSGLAYQLGAIYYDKKEIARAQFELERAVALNDKYSNARYLLGLIFDEQGKKDLAIEQFKKISELNPDNEDIKKILSNLKQGKPIAEEKQLLPMKEEVPGGVLENIQSNGIGEQSGNGAELLVETPK; this comes from the coding sequence ATGGTTTCAAAATTCCAAGATGGAAAATTAGCAAATATAAGCAGGACTATTTTCCTGTTTGTAATTTTTCTTACGCCCCTGTTCTTTCTTCCACTGACTATTCTGCCGGTTGAGATCAACAAACAATATATGGCGCTTTTTCTCGTGATCTTTTCTTTTACGTTCTATCTTTTAAATGCAATTTCCACGAAAACGATCATCTTTCCAAGGTCAATTTTTGCGATTTTAGTTCTTGCTGTTTTTGTTTCGGTCGGCATAAGCGCCGCTTTTTCCGATGCGAAAACCGTAAGTTTTTTCGGAAACCTGTACCAATCGGACAGTCTGATGAGCTTTTTGGTCTATTTTATCGCTTTTATAATTTCATCGACATTGTTCAGGAAAAAAGATTTTGTTTTCATAGGGATAGCATTCATTGCAGGCATTGTTCCAGTTTTGATCCTGAGCCTTCTTCAGATGAGGGGATATTTTTATCTGCCGTTTGAATTTGCAAAAAATGCCGGATTCAACATAATGGGCATGACTTTCGATTTTGGCTTTTTCATATCGTTTGCGCTTGTTCTGATCATTGCCATATTGTCCGAATTTAAATTAACGATGGTGCCAAAAATTGTTTTGGCAATGACAGGTCTTTTGATCCTTTCGAATCTTATCATTTTAAATCAGAGATTTTTATGGGCAGCAATTTCAGTCGCGATGCTTTTTGTTGTCGCCCGAAAATTTTCCGAATCAATAGATCCGCATGAACCCCATACGGCAAGCAGTCAAAAAATCGGAAGAATGGAAATACCCCTTCTCGTGATGATCATCTCATTCCTTCTTTTCGTGATTAGCGTGTCGCTTCCGCCTTTTGCCGATCTTCCGGTTCAGGTCAAGCCGAATCTCTCCTCAACTCTTGATGTTGTAAAATATAATTTTTCGGCAAAAAACATAATGATAGGCTCCGGACCTTCGACTTTCGGCTATGCCTTTTCATCAAGCAGGCCAATAGAGCTCAACAACACTGATTTCTGGTCGGTCAGGTTTATTGAGGGATACAGCTTTCTTTCCACAGCTATCTCAACTTTTGGCATTCTTGGAGCTGCGCTGCTGGCTTTTTTGGTAATATATCTGGCCGTGTTCCTTATAAGAAACGGAACAAAAGGCAAGCTGTTTCCCATTTCCCTCGGGATCTTATTTCTTGCAGCCGGATGGTTTGTCTTTAATTCATTTTTCGTGCAGATGCTAGCCATATTTATCGGGTTGGGGTTGATTTCGACGCTTAGCCGGACACATAGCTATATTTCTCTTGAAAGAACATCAAAGAGTTTTTCATTTATAATTTTTATCATAATAGTTGTTTGCATAACCGGAAATTTGGCTATTCTTCTTGTTTCGAGCCAGAAATATGCTGCAGCTGTCTATTATCAAAAAGGACTGGAAGCAAGCAGCATCGATGATGCGCTCAAAAATCTCGACCTTGCGATCAAACTTGATCCGGACTCCGATCTATATCTTAGAACCGCGAGCCAGTCTCTAATTTTAGGTGCAAAAAATGAAGCATCAAAGGAAGATAAGACAGCGCCGGATATATTAAATGCGAGGATCCAAAATGATATAGCCCTTGCAGTGCAAGTTGCACAGAAAGCGACCGTGATCAATCCTGCTGATTCTTTGAACTGGGCGAATCTTGCCAACGTTTATGAGCAGATAATTCCTATTGTTGATGGGTCTGACTTGTTCGCGGAAAATAATTATAAACAAGCTTTGAAAAGAGACCCTAAGAATTTCGAGCTCGAGTTTGCTTTAGCCAGGACGTTATTAACTTCTGCCGACAAAATTAAACTTCTGGATTCTCAAAAAGAAAATAAGGAGGGGGAAAAATTGGTCATTAATAGCGTTTGGAGCGATAAACTCGACCAGGCGATGTCAGCTCTTGAAAGATCCATTGCCCTTAATGGCAATTATGCGCCGGCGCATTTCCAGATCGCCATGATCTTTATGCGCGAGAATGAGGTTGATAAAGCGATTCAAAAACTTGAAGAAACAAAAAATATTGCACCTTATGACAGCGGTCTGGCATACCAGCTTGGAGCGATCTATTATGATAAAAAAGAGATAGCAAGGGCTCAATTTGAACTTGAAAGAGCTGTTGCTCTGAATGATAAATATTCCAATGCTCGATATTTACTCGGATTGATATTCGACGAACAGGGCAAAAAGGATCTGGCGATCGAACAATTCAAGAAGATATCCGAACTGAATCCGGACAATGAAGACATCAAGAAAATTTTATCGAACTTGAAACAAGGAAAACCGATCGCCGAAGAAAAACAGCTCCTGCCAATGAAAGAAGAGGTTCCAGGCGGAGTTCTTGAGAATATTCAGAGTAATGGCATAGGGGAACAGAGTGGAAATGGTGCAGAGCTTTTGGTTGAAACGCCGAAATAG
- a CDS encoding GIY-YIG nuclease family protein — MQKWKWYVYIIECEDGLYYTGMTWKPDQRWTQHISGSGSKFTSKHKPKKIVYLEEYENLEMARKKEIQVKDWSRKKKLKLIEGRWGKWE; from the coding sequence ATGCAAAAATGGAAATGGTACGTATATATTATAGAATGTGAAGATGGTTTGTATTATACTGGAATGACGTGGAAGCCAGATCAAAGATGGACTCAGCACATTTCAGGATCAGGATCTAAATTTACGTCAAAACATAAGCCAAAGAAAATAGTTTATCTGGAAGAATATGAAAATCTCGAGATGGCAAGAAAAAAAGAAATACAAGTAAAAGATTGGAGCCGAAAGAAGAAGCTAAAACTTATCGAAGGACGCTGGGGAAAGTGGGAGTAA
- a CDS encoding tail fiber domain-containing protein → MESCIDRKFILVLLAAVLIFGCFDVVRAAFNEKINYQGKLTNTSGVSVPNGSYNIRFRLCTASNCAGGTDPIWIETLCYSPDSGTTCDGTGTDQRVSVSNGLFSVLAGGVSSLASVNFNQTLYLEVQVGGSAATPSWETLTPRKALGAVPAAFEAKQLGGKTWAAPDAIGSGTPAGGAFTTFSSTGLTTVGNNSATVAIDSSSWDISTAGAMTGIPSIASSGALNLSAASASTWTLANVANALNVDSDTLTIDALNGRAGIGTASPSEKLHVYGTAAQTNAIIGTSQGSLDMLSLNLGGNGYVDVSANAYFKASDLTWYRRNDLNDSWTNSMTTTADNSGSWQVMHKNVGTGAIGSFEYPFTILANGNVGIGDAVPDSQFTVGTTSQFQVNSSGQIAAIAGYTQATGNFSISGTGTFGTGTGAVSLNGATSVTGTNTFTVGTGLTTLGGNLTVTGTAWTAVPTISGLITATSGLTSNGAVTVQNNSNFSLASGTGTFTQTYTGTGNAFSVASSSTTDLNKALNISQSGATVGIDYGLYAVNTGAGTTNVGGYFSASGATNNYGLIVENGNVGIGTATPTSLLQLSSVNPQVSLIDITNSSSAGIVNVSTLSINGTDPVMNFGFGAAEGASRHFNFRVGGVNLLTIRGSGYVGINDITPDGWLDVEPTGATTVASYGINLNNTATSSTASINKYGAYISSTGTWNGASANNYGLYVDTPTGGTNNYAAVFAGGNVGIGTATPDAALNVASGQISFGSVYSTTLFNVSTNFSSAGNAVGMRLVSVLTPGSGSSVYGLNLAPTAGSSTENIADAATILVTPPGKGNSGTLTNLYGLKIATSASTSTNAYGLYVDAPTGGSSVNAAAYFSDKVGIGITAPTEILHIIKNQNASTKILVENTTAGAAASANIRVSNDTGLQNQIGIYSASTTAFGAIAASDAYLYSTAAGLNLMANNASGIIKISTGGNAEKMRIDNSGNVGIGDTAPTNKKLSISASGAQTAAYYGAYLANTATSSTASINKYGAYISSTGTWNGASANNYGLYVDTPTGGTNNYAAIFAGGNVGIGVINPASLLYMQKDQNSGTYLTVRNATAGTAAYETFRLTEDDSNKALDIFHLNTSFTTNGILTANTSYIDSLDSGGLVLGSRNTAGVVKFFTGGLAATNERMRIDNAGNVGIGTTTPAYSLDIQKDGDNAIVNTTTYGATFAGSFYGASARGTQASPTASQLDDLLGVFGAKGYGATGFSAWSKAVIMMKAAENWTDSAQGTYMLFATTAAGGTTRSERMRITDAGYVGIGLTPTYQFQLSTDSAAKPSTNTWTIASDERIKKDITPFSDGLSVIEKINPIWYKYNGLAGFTADGKENIGVLAQEIKDVAPYTVSSYMTKLHSDDAQETELFNFNSHALTFIMINAIKEQKKQIEELKLAVNPSGNIIDSSGEAIIVSLGQNQSFKDLVASAVKDALTSLSGTIATAGEWTFGKITTKKLCVDDVCVDKSQLQELLNKNETESQSNIADPNDQIIDVDNTNSDASSYFENN, encoded by the coding sequence ATGGAGAGCTGTATCGATAGAAAATTTATTCTAGTTTTGCTAGCAGCCGTTTTGATTTTCGGTTGTTTTGACGTTGTCCGTGCAGCATTTAACGAGAAAATCAATTATCAGGGAAAGCTGACGAATACAAGCGGCGTCAGTGTTCCGAATGGATCATACAACATCAGATTCCGACTTTGCACGGCATCGAATTGCGCCGGAGGCACTGATCCGATTTGGATTGAAACGCTTTGCTATAGTCCGGATTCCGGAACAACTTGTGATGGAACGGGAACTGATCAGAGAGTTTCAGTATCAAATGGGTTATTCAGTGTTTTGGCAGGCGGCGTTTCCAGTTTAGCGAGTGTTAATTTCAACCAGACTTTATATCTGGAAGTGCAAGTCGGGGGTTCGGCAGCGACGCCTTCATGGGAGACGTTGACTCCTCGCAAAGCGCTTGGCGCGGTGCCGGCGGCTTTTGAAGCGAAACAGCTTGGTGGAAAAACATGGGCGGCGCCGGACGCAATCGGGTCCGGAACTCCGGCCGGCGGTGCGTTCACGACCTTTTCTTCAACCGGACTCACTACTGTTGGAAATAATTCTGCCACGGTGGCGATTGATTCTTCAAGTTGGGATATTTCTACTGCCGGCGCAATGACTGGAATTCCCAGCATTGCATCTAGTGGCGCGCTAAATTTATCGGCTGCTTCCGCTTCAACTTGGACGCTTGCCAATGTTGCCAATGCATTGAATGTTGATTCGGATACTTTAACTATTGATGCTTTGAATGGTCGGGCGGGGATTGGCACGGCTTCGCCAAGCGAAAAATTGCATGTTTACGGAACAGCAGCGCAAACGAACGCTATCATTGGAACGTCTCAGGGATCTTTAGATATGCTGTCTTTAAATCTGGGAGGAAACGGCTATGTTGATGTTTCCGCAAATGCTTATTTTAAAGCCAGTGATTTAACATGGTATAGACGAAATGATTTGAATGATTCCTGGACAAACTCTATGACCACAACTGCAGACAATAGCGGTAGCTGGCAGGTGATGCATAAAAACGTCGGAACGGGTGCTATAGGATCATTTGAATATCCATTTACGATTTTAGCTAATGGCAATGTTGGTATCGGCGATGCTGTGCCGGATTCTCAATTTACAGTTGGGACCACTTCTCAATTTCAAGTTAATTCTTCCGGTCAAATTGCAGCGATTGCCGGTTATACTCAAGCGACAGGAAATTTTTCTATATCTGGTACCGGTACTTTCGGCACCGGTACCGGCGCTGTATCTTTGAACGGCGCCACTTCCGTTACGGGTACGAATACTTTTACCGTCGGCACCGGACTTACCACTCTTGGCGGCAACTTAACTGTTACTGGCACGGCTTGGACTGCTGTCCCAACTATTTCCGGACTCATTACTGCCACTTCCGGCCTGACTTCCAATGGTGCGGTGACTGTGCAAAATAATTCTAATTTTTCTCTTGCTTCCGGAACTGGAACTTTTACCCAAACCTATACAGGCACTGGCAATGCTTTCTCGGTCGCTTCATCTTCTACTACCGATTTAAATAAGGCTCTTAATATTTCTCAGTCAGGGGCTACCGTCGGAATCGATTACGGATTATACGCCGTCAATACCGGAGCTGGCACAACCAACGTCGGTGGATATTTCTCGGCATCCGGAGCCACGAATAATTATGGATTGATTGTGGAGAATGGCAACGTCGGAATCGGGACGGCGACGCCGACATCTCTTTTGCAGTTATCATCAGTTAATCCACAGGTTAGTTTGATAGACATTACAAATAGTTCTAGTGCCGGTATAGTTAATGTTTCTACGCTATCTATAAATGGAACTGATCCTGTGATGAATTTTGGTTTTGGCGCAGCAGAAGGCGCATCGCGTCATTTTAATTTTCGTGTCGGTGGAGTAAATTTACTGACTATTCGCGGATCAGGATATGTTGGTATAAATGATATTACGCCTGATGGTTGGTTAGATGTTGAGCCGACTGGTGCGACAACAGTAGCCAGTTATGGAATCAATCTTAATAACACAGCCACTTCTTCCACCGCTTCCATCAACAAATATGGCGCCTATATTTCCTCCACCGGTACATGGAATGGCGCCAGCGCCAATAATTATGGATTGTATGTTGATACCCCGACCGGCGGAACAAATAATTACGCTGCAGTTTTTGCCGGAGGAAATGTTGGAATCGGAACGGCGACTCCGGATGCGGCATTAAACGTGGCATCGGGGCAAATTTCGTTTGGGTCAGTTTATAGTACTACATTGTTTAACGTATCTACAAATTTCTCTTCTGCAGGAAATGCTGTAGGCATGCGCTTAGTTTCTGTTCTTACTCCAGGTTCGGGCAGCAGCGTGTATGGCTTAAATCTTGCGCCGACTGCCGGAAGCAGTACGGAAAATATTGCGGACGCCGCTACTATTCTTGTTACTCCTCCGGGAAAGGGTAATAGCGGAACACTGACAAATCTTTACGGATTAAAGATAGCAACCAGCGCGTCTACAAGTACAAATGCGTATGGTTTATATGTTGACGCGCCAACAGGCGGAAGCAGCGTTAATGCTGCGGCGTATTTTAGCGATAAGGTTGGAATTGGAATAACAGCGCCAACTGAAATATTGCATATTATTAAAAATCAAAACGCCTCTACAAAAATTCTTGTTGAAAATACTACGGCTGGCGCGGCGGCTTCTGCAAATATAAGAGTATCAAACGATACGGGTTTGCAAAATCAAATCGGCATTTATTCCGCATCAACCACAGCATTCGGAGCGATCGCGGCCAGCGATGCTTATTTATATTCAACTGCAGCCGGTTTGAATTTGATGGCTAATAATGCAAGCGGTATTATAAAAATTTCAACTGGCGGCAATGCGGAAAAAATGCGAATTGATAATTCAGGCAATGTCGGCATCGGCGATACTGCCCCAACGAATAAAAAATTATCCATTTCCGCTTCTGGCGCTCAAACCGCCGCCTATTATGGCGCTTATCTTGCCAACACAGCCACTTCCTCCACTGCCTCCATCAATAAATATGGCGCCTATATTTCCTCCACTGGAACATGGAATGGCGCCAGCGCCAATAATTATGGATTGTATGTTGATACTCCGACCGGTGGAACAAATAATTATGCCGCAATCTTTGCAGGGGGGAATGTGGGGATTGGGGTCATAAACCCAGCATCACTTCTATATATGCAAAAGGATCAAAACTCCGGCACTTATTTGACTGTTAGAAACGCGACAGCAGGAACTGCTGCTTATGAAACTTTTCGTTTGACGGAAGATGATAGTAATAAAGCGTTAGATATTTTTCATTTAAATACTTCTTTTACAACTAATGGCATTTTGACAGCGAATACTAGTTATATTGATAGTTTAGATTCGGGAGGACTTGTCTTAGGATCGAGGAATACTGCTGGCGTTGTTAAGTTTTTTACTGGCGGGCTTGCTGCAACTAACGAAAGAATGCGAATTGATAATGCAGGCAATGTCGGCATCGGAACTACGACGCCAGCTTATAGTCTTGATATACAAAAAGATGGAGATAATGCGATTGTAAATACTACTACTTATGGTGCAACTTTTGCCGGGTCATTTTATGGTGCTTCGGCACGCGGCACACAAGCTTCTCCGACAGCGAGTCAGCTTGATGATCTTTTAGGCGTATTTGGGGCAAAAGGTTATGGCGCTACCGGATTTTCTGCCTGGAGTAAAGCGGTAATTATGATGAAAGCGGCGGAGAACTGGACTGATTCCGCACAAGGAACTTATATGCTGTTTGCCACAACTGCGGCTGGGGGGACGACACGATCAGAAAGAATGAGAATTACTGATGCAGGATATGTTGGTATCGGCTTGACGCCGACATATCAATTTCAGCTTTCTACCGATTCGGCAGCCAAACCTTCGACGAACACATGGACAATTGCTTCGGATGAGCGGATAAAAAAAGACATAACGCCTTTTAGCGATGGTCTTTCTGTGATTGAAAAAATAAATCCTATTTGGTATAAATACAATGGATTAGCGGGTTTTACGGCAGATGGAAAAGAAAATATCGGAGTTTTGGCGCAGGAAATAAAAGATGTTGCGCCATATACGGTCAGTAGTTATATGACTAAACTGCATTCGGACGATGCACAAGAAACAGAATTGTTTAATTTTAATTCTCATGCTTTGACCTTTATTATGATAAATGCCATTAAGGAACAGAAAAAACAAATCGAAGAATTAAAGCTCGCAGTTAATCCAAGTGGAAATATTATCGATTCTAGCGGCGAAGCAATTATCGTCTCGCTCGGGCAGAACCAGAGTTTCAAAGATTTGGTGGCAAGTGCCGTGAAAGATGCATTGACGTCTTTGAGCGGCACTATTGCAACGGCAGGGGAATGGACATTCGGAAAGATTACCACGAAAAAGTTATGTGTCGATGATGTCTGTGTCGATAAGTCGCAGTTGCAGGAATTGCTGAATAAAAATGAGACTGAGAGCCAATCAAATATTGCGGATCCAAACGATCAAATAATCGACGTTGACAATACCAATTCGGACGCGTCTTCATATTTTGAAAATAATTAG
- a CDS encoding metalloregulator ArsR/SmtB family transcription factor — protein MFPFPKFFKAVGDPVRQRILFLLNKNGEMPVKDLVEELGLAQSTVSHHLSILKKAGIIEAREEGTQAYYCVCCDMIAGCCSCMKKFFKGKS, from the coding sequence ATGTTCCCATTCCCAAAATTCTTCAAAGCCGTCGGAGATCCTGTCCGCCAGAGGATACTTTTTTTGCTGAACAAGAATGGCGAGATGCCGGTAAAGGATCTGGTGGAAGAGCTTGGACTTGCACAGTCGACCGTTTCGCATCATTTGAGCATTTTGAAGAAAGCCGGTATTATAGAGGCGCGCGAAGAGGGGACTCAGGCTTATTATTGCGTATGCTGCGATATGATCGCAGGATGCTGCTCGTGCATGAAAAAATTCTTCAAAGGAAAATCGTGA
- a CDS encoding divergent PAP2 family protein, with product MIYPYFIIPIIAGCITQATKFILSIVKHGKIEVKYLLTSGHMPSSHTAFVVSLTSMVAIKEGLSSMLFAITFVFSYIVIYDAMFIRTNIGYNGKVMNDLIRELTGIKKDNYPILRERVGHRPTEVFVGAVMGLVITSILMLILENI from the coding sequence ATGATCTATCCCTATTTCATCATCCCGATAATCGCCGGATGCATAACACAAGCCACAAAATTCATATTGTCCATCGTAAAGCACGGAAAAATAGAAGTTAAATACCTTCTCACCTCCGGACATATGCCATCGAGCCATACCGCCTTCGTTGTTTCCCTGACATCAATGGTCGCGATCAAAGAAGGATTGTCTTCCATGCTTTTTGCAATAACTTTCGTCTTTTCATACATAGTCATCTACGATGCCATGTTCATAAGGACCAATATCGGATACAACGGAAAGGTTATGAACGACCTGATAAGAGAACTGACCGGGATCAAAAAAGATAACTATCCGATACTTCGCGAAAGGGTCGGACATCGGCCTACGGAAGTTTTCGTCGGCGCCGTCATGGGACTTGTGATAACATCGATCCTGATGCTGATCCTCGAGAATATATAA
- a CDS encoding peptidoglycan bridge formation glycyltransferase FemA/FemB family protein, translated as MQVIKIIENQNNIWNDFIAENNSECFLQSWEWGVFQRSAGKKVRMLAVFDRNKIAALALIIKNDLPYFGNYLYCPRGPVMDKLKYKNEKIKILEHLFNEIGDMAKKEKSVFLKIEPLTESDYELPKGFRKSNMDIQPKNTLMLDLSGPEENLMAGMKQKTRYNIRLAEKRGVKIRISSDLAGDFPKFWNLIEETSKRNNITSHSGEYYLKMLESLKENSETVRNRLFSRLYLAEYNGKVIASNIVLFFSDLAIYLHGASSDENKNVMAPYLLQWNQIRDAKNIGCKKYDFWGITIDGEKESWAGITRFKKGFGGFEKRYPGSFDLVYDKIGYFGYGVIKKVRKIL; from the coding sequence ATGCAGGTAATCAAAATAATAGAAAATCAAAATAATATTTGGAACGATTTCATAGCTGAAAACAATTCGGAGTGTTTTTTGCAGAGCTGGGAGTGGGGGGTGTTCCAGAGAAGCGCGGGAAAGAAGGTTCGGATGCTCGCTGTTTTTGATAGGAATAAGATAGCGGCCTTGGCGCTTATCATAAAGAACGATCTGCCGTATTTCGGAAACTATCTTTATTGTCCGAGGGGTCCGGTTATGGATAAATTAAAATATAAAAATGAAAAAATAAAGATTTTGGAGCATTTATTCAATGAAATAGGAGATATGGCAAAAAAGGAAAAAAGCGTGTTTTTGAAGATAGAACCTCTGACGGAGTCCGACTATGAATTGCCCAAGGGTTTCAGAAAGTCGAATATGGATATTCAGCCGAAAAATACGCTTATGCTTGATCTTTCCGGACCGGAGGAAAATCTTATGGCTGGAATGAAACAGAAGACAAGATATAACATCAGGCTTGCTGAAAAGAGGGGGGTTAAGATAAGGATCTCCTCGGACCTCGCGGGCGACTTTCCAAAATTCTGGAATTTGATCGAGGAGACGTCCAAAAGAAATAATATAACTTCCCATTCCGGAGAATACTATTTGAAAATGCTGGAGTCTCTGAAGGAGAACTCGGAGACCGTGCGGAATAGGCTATTCTCACGCCTGTATCTTGCCGAATATAACGGAAAGGTGATCGCTTCGAATATTGTTTTGTTTTTTTCGGATCTTGCGATATATCTTCATGGCGCATCGTCTGACGAAAACAAGAACGTCATGGCGCCCTATCTTCTTCAGTGGAATCAGATCCGGGATGCAAAAAATATCGGATGCAAAAAATACGATTTTTGGGGAATAACGATTGACGGAGAAAAGGAAAGCTGGGCGGGGATAACCAGATTCAAGAAAGGATTTGGCGGTTTTGAAAAAAGATATCCGGGATCTTTTGATCTTGTATATGACAAGATAGGTTATTTCGGATATGGAGTGATAAAAAAAGTTCGAAAGATCCTCTAA
- the tsaD gene encoding tRNA (adenosine(37)-N6)-threonylcarbamoyltransferase complex transferase subunit TsaD yields MIILSIETSCDETAAAIVEFSRGRAKIFSDVVSSQIKIHQKYGGVVPSLASRMHLKNTVPILHKVFRQAGIKKDKIDYIAVTNGPGLIPALMIGVSAAKTLSFALKKPLIGINHIEGHIYANWLKDSSNSRDRSRPVRTKNAEMEDQNIFDLLKPEFPILCLTVSGGHTQLILMEKDLDYRIVGETIDDAAGEAFDKVAKLLDLGYPGGPVIEKMAKSGDEQRFKFTRPMMQSRDYNFSFSGLKTAVLYEIRKKAGDVDPEYKRDMAASFQRTVIDVLVSKTIRAAREYGAKTILLGGGVSANQALRKELSIKIGEELPLSTFHFPLSSLTTDNALMISMAAYYHALNKKGIADWRDIKADSNLALA; encoded by the coding sequence ATGATCATCCTTTCCATAGAAACATCCTGCGATGAAACGGCCGCGGCAATTGTTGAGTTTTCCCGCGGGAGAGCAAAGATCTTCTCCGACGTAGTTTCATCTCAGATAAAAATTCACCAAAAATATGGCGGGGTCGTACCTTCGCTTGCTTCCAGGATGCATCTGAAAAACACGGTCCCCATTTTGCATAAGGTTTTCAGGCAGGCAGGGATCAAGAAGGATAAGATAGATTATATTGCCGTGACGAACGGTCCGGGACTTATTCCGGCGCTTATGATCGGTGTGAGTGCGGCAAAAACCTTGTCATTCGCTTTGAAAAAGCCTTTGATCGGGATCAATCATATCGAGGGGCACATATATGCAAATTGGCTGAAAGATAGTTCGAACAGTAGGGACAGGTCGCGACCTGTCCGTACAAAAAATGCCGAGATGGAAGATCAAAATATTTTTGATCTTTTGAAGCCGGAATTTCCGATCCTGTGCCTCACTGTTTCAGGAGGGCACACTCAGCTCATCCTGATGGAAAAAGATCTGGATTACAGAATTGTCGGGGAAACGATCGATGATGCGGCAGGGGAGGCATTCGACAAGGTGGCCAAACTTTTGGATCTGGGATATCCCGGCGGGCCGGTCATAGAAAAAATGGCGAAGTCGGGGGATGAACAAAGGTTCAAATTTACGCGTCCTATGATGCAAAGCAGGGACTATAACTTCAGTTTTTCAGGGCTGAAGACCGCTGTATTATATGAGATCAGGAAAAAAGCAGGCGATGTCGATCCGGAATATAAAAGAGATATGGCGGCATCATTTCAAAGAACGGTCATAGACGTCCTGGTCTCAAAAACAATAAGAGCGGCAAGGGAATATGGCGCAAAAACGATATTGCTTGGCGGAGGAGTGTCGGCAAACCAGGCGCTAAGAAAAGAACTGAGTATTAAGATAGGAGAAGAGCTGCCACTTTCCACTTTCCACTTTCCACTTTCCAGCCTGACTACCGATAACGCTCTTATGATCTCTATGGCGGCTTATTATCATGCGTTGAATAAGAAAGGAATAGCTGACTGGCGGGATATAAAGGCGGACTCGAACTTAGCATTAGCGTGA